In Scleropages formosus chromosome 10, fSclFor1.1, whole genome shotgun sequence, a single genomic region encodes these proteins:
- the LOC108922406 gene encoding olfactory receptor 4E1-like, translating into MENSSTAEFLTLSGLQGQGHSRSVYFSLTLLTYLLIISVNFILVVTIITEKTLHEPMYVFLCHLCVNSLYGTTGFYPKILLDLLSDVHVISYNLCLIQLYVIYTSVLCEIPILTVMAYDRYVAICRPLEYHTVMTPLTVKVMLFFSWCFPLSWCAFIVLSTFRRPLCGSHIDKLYCDNWSVVKLSCVPNTVNDVLGYIMITLEITQAFFTLYSYYCIVRVCLKSKEGRRKFMQTCLPHLVAIVNFMIANLFDVMYSRYGIDSLPLTLRNIMAVEFLVIPPLLNPVIYGLNLQKIRSTLINAVRCIR; encoded by the coding sequence ATGGAAAACTCATCAACAGCTGAATTTCTTACTCTTTCTGGACTGCAAGGACAAGGGCACAGTAGATCAGTGTACTTTTCCCTCACCCTTCTCACTTACTTGCTGATTATTTCCGTGAATTTTATTCTGGTTGTGAccataataactgaaaaaactCTCCATGAACCCATGTATGTATTCCTGTGTCACTTATGTGTTAATAGCCTATATGGGACTACAGGATTTTACCCCAAAATCCTACTGGACCTCCTGTCTGATGTTCATGTGATCTCATATAATTTATGCTTAATTCAACTTTATGTCATTTATACTTCTGTGTTGTGTGAAATTCCTATTCTAACAGTAATGGCTTATGACAGATATGTAGCAATATGTAGGCCTTTAGAATACCACACAGTTATGACTCCTCTGACGGTTAAggtaatgttgtttttttcttggtgttttcctttgtcttggtgtgctttcattgttttgtctACCTTCAGGCGGCCTTTATGTGGCTCTCACATAGATAAATTGTACTGTGATAACTGGTCAGTTGTAAAACTCTCCTGTGTGCCAAACACAGTCAACGATGTACTTGGATATATTATGATCACTTTAGAAATAACGCAAGCATTCTTCACTTTATATTCTTACTACTGCATTGTGAGGGTGTGTCTGAAATCTAAGGAAGGGAGAAGAAAATTTATGCAAACCTGTCTGCCACATTTAGTGGCAATTGTGAATTTTATGATTGCAAACTTGTTTGATGTTATGTACAGCAGGTATGGCATTGACAGCCTTCCTTTGACTCTGCGCAACATTATGGCAGTTGAATTTCTGGTTATTCCGCCTCTTCTCAACCCCGTAATATATGGACTCAATTTGCAAAAAATACGGAGTACACTGATAAATGCTGTAAGATGCATAAGGTAA
- the LOC108922407 gene encoding putative olfactory receptor 7A2 → MENSSKEIIFTLTGLNDTRTNKHIYFVFALLSYLFTLFANLTLIATIVLDKVLHEPMHIFLCNLCVNGIFGATGFYLKFLINLLSDSHVVSYSACMTQTFVIYIYLFFEFTHLTVMAYDRYVAICRPLEYHCIMTPRKVGTLLLVAWLLPFCEANVGLILTLRLSLCQFKINKLYCFNWDVVKLSCTDTTSNNLYGYFLMLLHVCQAIFIIISYIHIIRTCLQSWEEQSKFMETCMPHLITLINFTLFLLFDVMYARYGSDNSLQTLRNILSVEYLIIPPVLNPLIYGWKLKQIRKSMWGLCNSKVSTLR, encoded by the coding sequence ATGGAGAATTCATCTAAGGAGATCATTTTCACCCTCACTGGTCTGAATGACACAAGAACAAAcaagcacatttattttgtttttgccctTCTCTCTTACCTCTTTACGCTTTTTGCAAACTTGACACTGATTGCGACCATTGTGCTGGACAAAGTTCTCCATGAACCCATGCACATCTTCCTGTGCAATCTTTGTGTTAATGGGATTTTTGGTGCTACTGGATTCTACCTTAAATTTCTCATTAACCTTTTATCAGACTCTCATGTGGTGTCATATAGTGCATGTATGACTCAAACATTTGTAATCTACATATACCTGTTTTTCGAATTCACACATCTGACGGTCATGGCTTATGACAGGTATGTTGCCATATGCAGGCCACTGGAGTATCACTGCATTATGACTCCTCGGAAAGTTGGAACATTACTGCTAGTAGCATGGCTTCTGCCTTTCTGTGAGGCAAATGTTGGGCTTATTTTGACACTCCGTCTGTCCCTTTGTCAGTTTAAGATCAACAAACTTTACTGTTTCAATTGGGATGTGGTAAAACTGTCCTGCACAGACACAACATCCAACAATTTATATGGTTACTTTCTGATGCTTTTGCATGTTTGCCAAGCCATATTTATAATAATCTCATATATCCACATCATCCGGACATGCCTGCAGTCCTGGGAAGAGCAGAGTAAGTTCATGGAGACCTGCATGCCTCACCTGATTACGTTGATCAActtcactttgtttcttttatttgatGTCATGTATGCACGATATGGCTCAGACAACAGTCTGCAGACTCTTCGTAACATCCTGTCTGTGGAGTACCTCATCATTCCCCCTGTGCTTAATCCCCTGATTTATGGGTGGAAGCTAAAACAGATACGTAAGAGTATGTGGGGTTTGTGCAACAGCAAAGTTAGTACACTCAGATGA